The Daucus carota subsp. sativus chromosome 9, DH1 v3.0, whole genome shotgun sequence genome window below encodes:
- the LOC108202415 gene encoding trans-Golgi network-localized SYP41-interacting protein 1 — protein sequence MSGNYDSEELLDGSREASSAEGSAEGEDGSVLVNSVDSPNQVERIDQDDGVLVMGVDTLQDDQNEEKVIEDGGKDDMFVDCPDELVSFDGRIAVADNIEATASSEPQQGFEGYSAGLYISDKGSGDDLTGELERLQALLEKAVGEKESFALEYEAERRSLAQGLADLHHQLSALSTQGSLVNESDGGLVSHYDSENWTGEKSVVSDDTPLQDVICDCSKLVKHALDDRSQTQGTISELHSTLHKNNQEIQELTARVAESSVQQDTEAIANRVLSCLASAFNQDELLDISFTQKMCHIESATLFLIENYNSFLYETDLLRQCITNVRSDHNLQDGIGSIFLTAREELIEIRRKEVELTQKVIELEEKNSKQMEELARGKEAIDVAHAEIQKAKMELEHEKARFNNTKEKLSLAVTKGKALVQHRDSLKQSLADKTNELERCRIEIQEKVSAIEAAELCKKELTKCEDLAASLNEELSERNSVIKSCEKILLESNLPEDLQSIDFLGKIQWLANEKNKLMGTLQDTAIITREAANKEIERLTALILVESQEKHYLEEELEDLRCEYAQIVEKEYHHSSEKDRMVRLLHEASGISMYSAESSPSDLGFMIGQCIEKIKDQASASISSHLDGEIFEKMQSLLYTRDQEAMLFEEILEEDILNRSEMNQLVSKVAAVSQELRDIRDENDSLHHNLSRAEEKATLLREKLSMAVKKGKGLVQERENLKQLLERTRETAQNDIDRLAASILTETQQNNYLLDELEDLRYKYKGIVEREQHISLEKNQLIRMLHEASGIKMIDLEEPHSDMDNIVDRCFGKLREESAQVEWELFERIQSLLYTRVQEAMLFEVILEDDMLDRSRVNDLANKISVLSQELNDLKDEKDSLQNLLSHSEEKIIILGEDLSSATKERMELVQEQIDIKQLLDKTREAADIEIDRLTSAILAETQEKHHLEEVVEDLRYKYEGILQKEHQISLDRDRVVRMLQEASGMALNDPEEIQSGMDSIINQCFVKLKEQTKVSVESSQVGEDFIKRMQSLLYIRDFEAMLFKTLLEEEIPNESEVNHLTNKIAVISEELKDLKDEKDSLLNDLSRSEEKATLLREKLSMAVKKGKGLVQERENLKQLLDERNAAIEKLKLELEQQELSLNDYRTEIHKLSSDADCVPKLEIDLKSVKEERDQLEKFLAESNRMLQRLIGTIENITFPDGPAVEEPAEKVQRLAWYVSECEAAKTQAQHELELVKKEVATKSNELALAATKISVLVDEKEDAQGSKVATQVELQKVKEESSCLSSELAEAHKTIKALEDAMSQVQTNLSLLAEEYSTAKVSRTNLESEIEKLKEVAGMQARELADASSSLKSYEEAIWKAENTISELSGDKEDAAHEIQDLKSQLNSCMQELGDKQNAEQEIINLKSQLNACVQELAGTRGAKGIKSPELYGHLSSLQLLLKDESMLSLLRQSFQGIFDGLKKLDHILTDTKLHSNDMEMNIQQTLPISEEDSIALNQFPDDIQSIENIEMDDGELNTADDDNFISRIEKTVDNLQLKHKILADVCVRSSSFMDNLIASLSTKLMATRDEFLDVLEQMKALKKHIEGMEMDKQAQDQYMGTVVESLQNSLKESSTSFKKVVEERDIYQSRVCKLEADLEAFEILCSDMRHKLGEHQAQESRWQEREKELMSLYQKETEDPLLSAFQLKSLFKKIDGINIPFSEFEVDELEPHDSDHVKKLFYIVDCVGGLQREMASISHNSELQQSIIKDQATEIEHLKEEASAFVIYKQDYDKLKHDLAKGLENIIKKLAGNEVVGTLKTADVMEQLPLLEKLVTTIIFESENSKSKAQELDTKILKTQEVVDELSSKVKFFEKKASSGSIQERGSFEAHSLPPRSEISEIDDAGPVVNMPIPPGPSIAQVRSLKKGSSDQLAINIDSESDRLISKKDTTEDKGHVFKSLNTSGLVPRQGRTIADKIDGFWVAGDRALMGRPRARIGVIAYWLFLNIWLLSYIL from the exons ATGTCGGGGAATTATGATTCGGAGGAGTTGTTAGATGGTTCTAGAGAAGCTAGTTCAGCTGAGGGTTCAGCTGAAGGAGAAGACGGTTCAGTTCTTGTCAACTCGGTTGACTCACCGAATCAG GTTGAACGTATAGATCAGGATGATGGAGTTTTGGTTATGGGAGTTGATACCTTACAAGACGACCAAAATGAAGAAAAAGTTATAGAGGATGGAGGGAAAGATGACATGTTTGTTGATTGCCCAGATGAGCTGGTATCCTTTGATGGGAGGATCGCTGTTGCCGATAACATTGAAGCAACAGCAAGCTCTGAACCCCAACAAGGGTTTGAGGGATATAGTGCCGGTTTATATATATCAGACAAAGGAAGTGGAGATGATCTGACAGGTGAGCTGGAACGTCTGCAGGCTCTGCTTGAAAAAGCTGTTGGTGAGAAAGAAAGCTTTGCACTGGAATATGAG GCAGAAAGAAGATCTTTGGCGCAAGGACTTGCTGATCTTCATCATCAGCTCAGTGCTCTGAGCACACAGGGGTCGTTGGTCAATGAAAGTGATGGCGGGCTTGTGAGCCATTATGACTCAGAAAATTGGACTGGTGAAAAGTCTGTGGTATCGGATGATACCCCGTTGCAGGATGTGATATGTGATTGTTCCAAGTTAGTTAAGCATGCCTTAGATGACCGCTCACAGACTCAAGGGACAATCAGTGAACTCCATTCAACGCTGCATAAAAATAATCAAGAAATTCAGGAGCTCACTGCCAGAGTAGCTGAATCTTCTGTGCAACAAGATACTGAGGCCATTGCAAACAGGGTGTTGAGTTGTCTCGCATCAGCGTTTAATCAAGATGAACTGTTGGATATATCATTCACCCAAAAAATGTGTCATATAGAAAGCGCCACCTTATTTTTGATTGAGAATTATAATAGTTTTCTTTATGAAACTGATTTACTCAGGCAATGCATAACGAATGTAAGGTCGGATCACAATCTGCAAGATGGAATAGGGTCAATCTTTCTCACTGCACGTGAAGAACTAATAGAGATAAGAAGAAAAGAAGTTGAGTTGACACAAAAAGTGATAGAGTTGGAAGAAAAAAACTCAAAACAGATGGAAGAACTCGCAAGAGGTAAAGAAGCCATTGATGTGGCACATGCAGAAATTCAGAAAGCCAAAATGGAGCTTGAACATGAGAAGGCGAGGTTTAATAATACCAAAGAAAAGCTTAGTTTAGCTGTAACAAAAGGAAAGGCGCTGGTTCAGCACCGTGATTCATTGAAACAGTCACTTGCTGACAAGACAAATGAGCTTGAGAGATGTCGTATTGAAATCCAGGAAAAGGTTAGTGCCATCGAAGCTGCTGAGTTATGTAAGAAGGAGTTGACTAAATGTGAAGATTTGGCTGCTTCGTTGAATGAAGAACTTTCAGAAAGGAACAGTGTCATTAAAAGCTGTGAAAAGATTTTACTCGAGAGTAATCTGCCAGAAGACCTTCAGTCAATAGATTTTCTAGGGAAAATTCAGTGGCTAGCAAATGAGAAGAACAAACTCATGGGCACCTTGCAAGATACGGCAATCATAACAAGAGAAGCTGCAAATAAGGAGATTGAGCGACTTACTGCATTGATATTGGTAGAATCACAGGAGAAACATTATCTTGAAGAAGAGCTTGAAGATCTAAGATGCGAATATGCTCAGATTGTTGAGAAGGAATATCATCATTCTTCGGAGAAGGATCGAATGGTGAGGCTGTTACATGAGGCATCTGGAATATCAATGTACAGTGCAGAAAGCTCTCCCTCTGATTTAGGCTTTATGATTGGCCAATgcattgaaaaaataaaagatcAAGCCAGTGCCTCCATATCATCCCATTTGGACGgagaaatatttgaaaaaatgcaGAGCCTCTTGTATACAAGGGATCAGGAAGCTATGCTGTTTGAGGAAATTTTGGAGGAAGATATACTGAATAGATCAGAGATGAACCAGTTGGTGAGTAAAGTAGCTGCGGTTTCTCAAGAACTACGTGATATAAGAGACGAGAATGACTCACTGCATCATAATCTTTCACGCGCAGAAGAAAAAGCTACTCTCCTGAGGGAGAAATTATCTATGGCAGTTAAAAAGGGCAAAGGATTAGTTCAGGAGCGGGAAAATTTGAAACAGCTTTTAGAAAGAACTAGAGAAACGGCCCAGAATGACATTGATCGACTTGCTGCATCAATTTTAACAGAAACACAACAAAATAATTATCTCCTGGACGAGCTTGAAGATCTAAGATACAAATACAAAGGAATTGTGGAGAGAGAGCAACATATTTCTCTGGAAAAGAATCAGCTTATTAGAATGTTACACGAGGCATCTGGAATAAAAATGATTGATTTAGAAGAGCCACACTCTGACATGGACAATATAGTTGACCGTTGCTTTGGGAAGTTAAGGGAAGAATCTGCTCAGGTGGAATGGGAATTATTTGAAAGGATTCAGAGTCTCTTGTACACAAGGGTTCAGGAGGCCATGCTCTTTGAAGTAATTTTGGAGGATGATATGCTGGATAGGTCTAGGGTCAATGACCTAGCTAATAAGATATCAGTGCTCTCTCAAGAACTAAATGATCTGAAAGATGAGAAAGACAGTCTACAGAATCTCCTCTCACATTCGGAAGAGAAGATCATTATTTTGGGGGAAGACTTATCATCGGCCACTAAAGAAAGAATGGAACTTGTTCAAGAGCAGATAGATATTAAGCAGCTTCTGGATAAAACAAGAGAAGCCGCAGATATTGAGATTGATCGACTAACTTCAGCAATTTTGGCAGAAACCCAAGAAAAGCATCATCTTGAAGAAGTGGTTGAAGATTTGAGATACAAATATGAAGGGATCTTACAGAAGGAGCATCAGATTTCTCTGGACAGGGACCGAGTGGTCAGGATGTTGCAGGAGGCATCAGGTATGGCCTTAAACGATCCAGAGGAGATACAATCTGGCATGGACAGTATTATAAACCAATGCTTTGTGAAATTAAAAGAACAAACCAAAGTTTCTGTGGAGTCTTCTCAGGTTGGAGAGGATTTTATCAAAAGAATGCAAAGTCTCTTGTACATAAGAGATTTTGAGGCTATGTTGTTTAAAACACTTCTAGAAGAAGAGATACCCAATGAATCAGAGGTAAACCACCTGACAAATAAGATAGCTGTGATTTCTGAAGAACTAAAGGATCTAAAAGATGAGAAAGACTCTTTGCTGAATGATCTTTCACGTTCCGAAGAAAAAGCTACTCTTCTCAGAGAAAAGTTATCCATGGCAGTCAAGAAGGGCAAGGGGCTAGTTCAAGAGCGGGAAAACCTAAAACAACTTCTGGATGAAAGGAATGCAGCAATTGAAAAATTAAAGCTTGAACTAGAGCAGCAAGAACTTTCTCTAAATGACTACAGGACCGAGATCCATAAATTGTCCAGTGATGCTGATTGTGTCCCTAAGTTGGAAATTGATCTCAAGTCTGTTAAAGAAGAAAGGGATCAGCTGGAGAAATTCTTGGCCGAGAGCAATAGAATGTTACAAAGATTGATTGGAACAATTGAGAATATCACTTTCCCGGACGGTCCGGCTGTGGAAGAACCTGCAGAAAAGGTTCAAAGGCTTGCTTGGTATGTAAGTGAGTGTGAAGCTGCAAAGACGCAGGCACAACATGAGTTGGAACTAGTAAAAAAGGAAGTGGCTACCAAGTCTAATGAGTTAGCACTTGCTGCCACCAAAATTTCTGTGCTAGTTGATGAAAAAGAAGATGCTCAAGGTAGTAAAGTTGCTACACAAGTGGAGCTTCAGAAAGTCAAAGAGGAGTCGTCTTGTCTTAGCAGTGAGTTAGCTGAAGCCCACAAAACTATAAAAGCCCTTGAAGATGCAATGTCTCAAGTACAGACAAACTTGTCTCTGTTGGCTGAGGAATATAGTACGGCAAAAGTAAGCAGGACTAATTTGGAGAGTGAGATAGAAAAGCTCAAAGAAGTAGCTGGCATGCAAGCGCGTGAGCTTGCAGATGCCTCCTCTAGTCTGAAATCATATGAGGAAGCAATTTGGAAAGCAGAAAATACTATATCTGAGCTTAGTGGTGACAAGGAAGATGCTGCACACGAGATTCAAGATCTTAAATCTCAATTGAATTCATGTATGCAAGAGTTGGGGGATAAGCAAAATGCTGAACAAGAAATTATAAATCTTAAGTCACAATTAAATGCATGTGTGCAAGAATTGGCTGGTACCCGTGGTGCCAAAGGAATTAAGTCTCCTGAGCTCTATGGTCACCTCAGCAGTCTTCAGTTGCTTCTGAAGGATGAGTCAATGTTGTCCTTACTGAGACAGAGCTTTCAAGGTATATTTGATGGCCTCAAAAAGCTTGATCACATCCTTACTGACACAAAGCTCCATTCGAATGATATGGAAATGAATATTCAGCAGACTTTACCAATATCCGAG GAAGATTCAATTGCTCTGAATCAATTCCCAGATGACATTCAGAGTATTGAGAACATTGAAATGGATGATGGAGAGTTAAATACTGCAGATGATGACAATTTTATCTCACGTATTGAGAAAACAGTGGATAATCTCCAATTGAAACACAAAATTCTTGCAGATGTATGTGTAAGAAGTTCTTCATTCATGGATAATTTGATTGCATCGTTATCAACGAAACTGATGGCAACAAGAGATGAATTCCTAGATGTATTGGAGCAAATGAAAGCTCTAAAGAAGCACATAGAAGGTATGGAAATGGATAAACAAGCGCAAGATCAATATATGGGTACAGTAGTTGAAAGTTTACAGAACAGTTTGAAAGAAAGCAGCACTTCTTTTAAAAAAGTTGTAGAAGAAAGGGATATCTACCAGAGCCGAGTGTGCAAGTTGGAAGCTGATCTGGAAGCATTCGAAATTCTATGCAGTGATATGAGGCATAAATTAGGGGAGCATCAAGCACAGGAAAGCAGGTGGCAGGAGAGAGAAAAAGAACTTATGTCATTGTATCAAAAAG AGACTGAAGACCCTCTTCTATCAGCATTCCAGTTGAAATCTCTTTTCAAGAAAATAGATGGAATCAATATCCCGTTCTCAGAGTTTGAAGTAGACGAATTAGAACCCCATGATTCTGACCATGTTAAAAAGCTATTTTACATAGTTGATTGTGTTGGTGGACTGCAGCGTGAGATGGCCTCCATATCACACAACAGCGAACTACAGCAATCAATTATTAAGGATCAAGCTACAGAAATCGAGCATCTGAAAGAGGAAGCTTCAGCTTTCGTTATATACAAGCAGGACTATGATAAATTGAAACATGATCTTGCAAAAGGATTAGAGAACATTATTAAGAAGTTAGCAGGTAATGAGGTGGTCGGAACTCTGAAAACTGCTGATGTTATGGAACAACTGCCGTTACTGGAGAAGCTAGTTACAACCATTATTTTTGAATCTGAAAACTCAAAATCCAAAGCCCAAGAGCTTGACACTAAGATTTTAAAGACTCAAGAGGTTGTTGATGAGCTATCAAGTAAGGTCAAATTCTTCGAAAAAAAAGCTTCATCAGGCTCT
- the LOC108200882 gene encoding two-component response regulator ORR26, with protein sequence MDSYSNGFSSPRAEAFPAGLRVLVVDDDPTWLKILEKMLKKCSYEVTTCCLAREALDLLRERKDGFDIVISDVNMPDMDGFKLLEHVGLEMDLPVIMMSVDGETSRVMKGVQHGACDYLLKPIRMKELKNIWQHVFRKKIHEVRDIEGLESGIEEFQMMRNGISDQSDDGFSFCGGDLNSGRKRKDFDNKHDDKNFGDPSAGKRTRVVWTVDLHQKFVKAVNYMGFDKVGPKKILELMNVPWLTRENVASHLQKYRLYLSRLQKDNDLKASHGGIKQSTDATSRDQAGNLGFKNSINIKHNDVANTNFGIPKNTVIQNSNPKSHDGVVSSPDLGPKGPLVSDAHEIQKATSSSGVGLHYSFGTPDLDTKYTTFSSALPPQFSWNREHKPQIDPNNVFNHLSLPDLDQVQVNQKTFLPSYPTPFNKERDKLTHIKAMPPRATECISLNIRQQMPGENTFGLNPVQSECSTTAFNPSESITRTAWSSKDQVLDHISVSDLDSFNGNLILGKNSALTSLNENFPPCLLPEDCSPTYFEMQNSDFSDSNNPGLLLEPSMYLYDSLKFDYEYPCDPIEYPVMDQGLFIA encoded by the exons ATGGATAGTTATAGTAATGGCTTTTCTTCTCCAAGAGCTGAGGCCTTTCCTGCTGGTCTTCGTGTTCTTGTTGTGGATGATGATCCAACTTGGTTGAAAATCCTCGAGAAGATGCTCAAGAAGTGTTCTTATGAAG TGACTACCTGTTGCCTTGCAAGAGAAGCCCTGGATTTACTTCGTGAAAGAAAAGATGGTTTTGACATTGTTATCAGTGATGTTAACATGCCGGACATGGATGGTTTTAAGCTACTTGAGCATGTTGGACTTGAGATGGATCTTCCTGTCATAA TGATGTCAGTTGATGGGGAAACTAGCAGGGTTATGAAAGGTGTTCAGCATGGAGCATGCGACTATCTTCTGAAGCCTATCAGAATGAAAGAACTCAAGAATATCTGGCAACATGTTTTCCGAAAGAAGATTCATGAGGTGAGAGATATTGAAGGTCTTGAATCAGGCATTGAGGAATTCCAAATGATGAGAAATGGAATATCAGACCAGTCTGATGATGGATTTTCGTTTTGTGGAGGTGATCTGAATTcaggaaggaaaagaaaagactTTGATAACAAGCACGATGATAAAAACTTTGGTGATCCTTCTGCTGGGAAGAGAACTAGAGTAGTTTGGACTGTCGATCTTCATCAGAAGTTTGTCAAGGCCGTGAACTACATGGGATTTGACA AAGTTGGCCCCAAGAAAATACTCGAGTTGATGAATGTGCCCTGGTTGACACGAGAAAATGTTGCTAGCCACTTGCAG AAGTACCGGTTATATTTGAGCCGATTACAAAAAGATAATGATCTTAAAGCATCTCATGGTGGCATAAAGCAGTCCACTGATGCAACTTCAAGAGACCAAGCTGGAAACCTTGGCTTCAAGAATTCCATCAACATCAAACATAACGATGTTGCTAATACCAACTTCGGGATACCTAAAAATACTGTTATCCAAAATTCCAACCCAAAAAGCCATGATGGTGTAGTTTCCTCACCGGATTTAGGCCCCAAGGGACCACTGGTTAGTGATGCTCATGAAATTCAGAAGGCAACCAGCAGTTCAGGAGTTGGCCTCCACTATAGTTTTGGAACACCGGATCTAGATACCAAGTATACGACATTTTCTTCTGCCCTTCCACCTCAATTCTCTTGGAACCGAGAACATAAACCTCAGATTGATCCAAACAATGTTTTCAACCATCTGTCATTGCCTGATCTCGACCAAGTCCAAGTCAATCAGAAAACTTTTCTTCCTAGCTATCCTACACCTTTCAACAAGGAGAGAGACAAACTGACACACATCAAAGCCATGCCTCCGCGTGCCACAGAATGTATTAGTCTAAACATCAGACAACAAATGCCTGGAGAAAATACATTTGGATTAAATCCAGTTCAATCAGAGTGCTCTACGACAGCCTTTAATCCGTCTGAATCAATTACAAGAACTGCATGGAGCTCAAAAGATCAGGTTTTAGACCATATATCAGTAAGTGATCTAGATTCATTCAATGGAAACTTGATCCTTGGCAAGAATTCTGCCTTAACATCTTTGAATGAGAACTTTCCGCCTTGCCTGCTTCCAGAAGATTGTTCACCAACTTATTTTGAAATGCAGAACAGTGACTTCTCTGACAGTAACAACCCAGGGCTCTTACTTGAACCTTCAATGTACTTGTACGATTCTCTGAAATTTGACTACGAGTACCCCTGCGACCCCATTGAGTATCCTGTAATGGATCAAGGTCTATTCATAGCATGA
- the LOC108201742 gene encoding transcription factor MYB20: MGRQPCCEKDGLKRGPWTIEEDHKLMRFILNNGIQCWRTVPQLAGLMRCGKSCRLRWINYLRPDLKRGALTESEEDMIINLHSCLGNRWSKIAAHFPGRTDNEIKNHWNTRIKKKLKLLGVDPLTHKPLNNHNNCNSASEVLNQSCSSTEEGNTGINLQNTIVFNQFPYSQGTQNSSFGIPDIRIADTSKIPTSLDGGSVYSERTDFGNTFYRGNDELQSADYLRQWISNPGSWGGYNHFGQGFLS, translated from the exons ATGGGGAGGCAACCTTGTTGCGAGAAGGATGGACTGAAGAGAGGTCCATGGACTATTGAAGAAGACCATAAGCTGATGAGATTTATTCTTAACAATGGCATACAATGCTGGAGAACTGTCCCACAACTTGCAG GTTTGATGAGATGTGGAAAAAGCTGCAGGCTGAGATGGATTAATTATCTGCGACCAGACCTCAAGAGAGGAGCTCTGACAGAATCCGAAGAAGACATGATCATCAACCTTCATTCGTGCTTAGGTAACAG GTGGTCGAAGATAGCAGCACATTTCCCTGGCCGTACAGATAATGAAATCAAGAATCACTGGAACACCAGAATCAAGAAAAAACTAAAACTTCTCGGTGTAGATCCCTTGACACACAAACCACTTAATAACCATAACAACTGTAACAGCGCAAGTGAAGTACTTAATCAATCTTGTTCTTCGACAGAAGAGGGCAACACGGGCATTAACTTACAAAATACTATAGTGTTTAATCAGTTTCCGTATAGCCAAGGGACACAAAATTCTAGCTTTGGTATCCCAGATATAAGAATTGCAGATACCAGTAAGATACCTACAAGTTTGGACGGGGGGTCAGTCTATTCTGAGAGAACAGATTTTGGTAATACGTTCTACAGGGGCAACGATGAGCTCCAGTCTGCAGACTATCTACGACAATGGATTAGCAATCCAGGGTCATGGGGTGGCTATAATCATTTTGGCCAGGGATTCCTGTCCTGA
- the LOC108202428 gene encoding GRAS family protein RAD1, giving the protein MAPGFYLQSKFCDDDEKNNHARLLNYKLSGTKRYSAPYGYKFEESLSDCFTPFVDETQNHKRLKETSCTDEFVSNEESIYSSSANTSGFYSGNSSGSTESLNSVSKPHFRDHIWAYTQRYLAAETMEEAAAALVAGDEDEVKEEGSADGMRLVQLLIACAEAVACRDKLHASTLLSELRANALVFGTSFQRVASCFVQGLSDRLALVQPLGTVGVVIPHLETMAISLEKEEALSLVYNICPHIQFGHFVANAMILEAFEGESSIHVVDLGMSLGLRHGHQWRSLMYSLANRAGKPRRLHITGVGNCAEHLLEIGDDLEQYAFNLGLNFEFSVVECNLENLQPRAFKLIEGETLVINSILHLHCVVKESRGALNAVLQKLHQLSPKYLILVEQDSSHNGPFFLGRFMEALHYYSAIFDSLDTMLPRYDTRRAKIEQFYFAEEIKNIVSCEGPARVERHERADQWRRRMSRAGFQSAPIKKITQTKQWLEKMKVSDGYTTVEEKGCLILGWKSKPIIAASCWKCSSV; this is encoded by the coding sequence ATGGCTCCTGGTTTCTATCTGCAATCGAAGTTCTGTGATGATGATGAGAAGAACAACCATGCAAGGCTTCTTAATTATAAGCTATCAGGCACAAAACGGTATTCTGCTCCTTACGGATATAAGTTTGAAGAAAGTTTGTCAGACTGCTTCACTCCCTTTGTGGACGAAACCCAAAATCATAAGAGGCTGAAGGAGACATCATGTACTGATGAATTTGTTTCGAACGAGGAAAGTATTTATAGTAGTAGTGCTAATACTAGTGGCTTTTATAGTGGTAATAGCAGTGGAAGTACAGAGAGCTTGAACAGTGTGTCAAAACCTCATTTTCGTGATCATATATGGGCTTACACACAAAGATACCTGGCAGCAGAAACCATGGAAGAGGCAGCTGCAGCATTGGTGGCTGGTGATGAAGATGAAGTTAAGGAAGAAGGAAGTGCAGATGGTATGAGACTTGTTCAGCTGCTTATTGCCTGTGCTGAGGCTGTGGCTTGTCGGGATAAATTACATGCCTCAACTCTACTGTCTGAATTACGGGCTAATGCCCTGGTTTTTGGAACCTCATTTCAGCGGGTTGCTTCGTGCTTTGTACAAGGCCTCTCTGACCGCCTAGCTCTTGTGCAGCCTCTTGGGACGGTTGGAGTTGTGATTCCTCATTTGGAAACCATGGCCATTTCGTTAGAGAAAGAAGAGGCTTTAAGCCTTGTTTATAATATTTGCCCACATATCCAATTTGGCCATTTTGTAGCCAATGCGATGATACTGGAAGCCTTTGAGGGAGAGAGTTCTATTCATGTTGTGGACCTGGGGATGTCCCTTGGTCTTCGACACGGTCATCAGTGGCGTAGTCTGATGTACAGCCTAGCCAATCGAGCAGGCAAACCACGCCGCCTACATATAACTGGTGTGGGAAATTGTGCTGAGCACCTACTAGAAATTGGGGATGACCTAGAGCAATATGCTTTTAACCTGGGGCTTAATTTTGAGTTCTCAGTAGTAGAATGCAATTTAGAAAATCTGCAGCCCAGAGCCTTCAAGCTAATCGAGGGAGAAACTCTGGTAATCAATAGCATTCTTCATTTGCACTGTGTTGTAAAAGAAAGCCGAGGTGCCCTGAATGCTGTCCTGCAAAAACTCCATCAGCTGTCACCTAAGTATCTTATTCTGGTGGAACAGGACTCGAGCCACAACGGACCTTTCTTTCTAGGCAGGTTCATGGAGGCCTTGCACTACTATTCTGCAATCTTCGACTCACTGGACACAATGCTGCCAAGGTATGACACAAGGCGAGCCAAGATTGAACAGTTCTACTTTGCAGAGGAGATTAAGAACATTGTGAGCTGTGAAGGGCCAGCCAGAGTGGAACGTCATGAACGAGCAGATCAGTGGCGTAGGCGGATGAGTCGTGCAGGCTTCCAGTCAGCCCCGATAAAGAAAATTACACAGACCAAACAATGGTTGGAAAAGATGAAAGTTAGCGATGGTTATACAACTGTGGAAGAAAAGGGGTGCCTAATTCTTGGTTGGAAATCAAAACCAATCATCGCAGCTTCGTGCTGGAAATGTTCCTCTGTCTGA
- the LOC108200854 gene encoding uncharacterized protein LOC108200854, which translates to MTNACFSGIRGIHHGRPVMLPRRRKFQTQFFRSFSTVAAPLFSAGVPNYRCHSPLVHACITQSDAPQRSDEWFALRKDKLTTSTFSTALGMWKGTRRYELWHEKVFASDVRSAEDVKNSAMQWGVLNEAKAIERYKKITCRDVSSLGFAMHAEQKFDWIGASPDGLLGCSPGGGILEVKCPYNKGKPELGQPWSTMPFYYMPQVQGQMEIMDRDWADLYCWTPNGSTIFRVNRDREYWHMIHEMLHEFWWENVIPARKAVLLGQEKEANSYEPASTHKQTGMVIFRSIRLAEASKLLCRERAGHVEFCR; encoded by the coding sequence ATGACCAATGCTTGTTTCAGTGGAATCCGTGGCATTCATCATGGAAGACCAGTTATGCTGCCCAGGAGGAGAAAATTTCAAACGCAATTTTTTAGAAGTTTTTCAACTGTTGCAGCGCCACTATTTTCTGCAGGAGTTCCCAATTATCGTTGCCATTCACCGTTAGTGCATGCTTGTATTACCCAATCAGATGCTCCACAGAGATCTGATGAGTGGTTTGCACTTAGGAAGGACAAGTTGACAACTAGTACCTTCAGCACTGCTCTTGGAATGTGGAAAGGCACGCGGAGATATGAACTCTGGCACGAGAAAGTTTTTGCTTCAGATGTTCGATCAGCAGAAGATGTTAAGAACAGTGCTATGCAGTGGGGTGTTCTAAACGAAGCAAAAGCTATTGAAAGGTACAAGAAAATCACTTGCCGTGATGTGAGCTCCCTGGGATTTGCAATGCATGCGGAGCAGAAATTTGATTGGATTGGTGCCTCTCCTGACGGTCTACTTGGTTGTTCTCCCGGTGGCGGGATTTTAGAAGTGAAGTGTCCGTATAACAAAGGGAAGCCTGAGTTAGGACAACCTTGGTCAACTATGCCATTCTACTACATGCCTCAGGTACAAGGTCAGATGGAGATCATGGACAGAGACTGGGCAGACTTGTATTGTTGGACTCCAAATGGGAGCACAATATTTCGGGTTAATAGAGATCGTGAATATTGGCATATGATACACGAGATGTTACATGAATTTTGGTGGGAAAATGTCATTCCAGCTCGAAAAGCAGTACTCCTGGGGCAGGAGAAAGAAGCCAATTCGTATGAACCAGCGTCGACACATAAACAGACCGGAATGGTGATTTTTAGAAGCATAAGGTTAGCCGAGGCATCAAAATTGTTATGCAGAGAAAGAGCTGGTCATGTGGAATTCTGTAGGTGA